A stretch of Triticum aestivum cultivar Chinese Spring chromosome 1D, IWGSC CS RefSeq v2.1, whole genome shotgun sequence DNA encodes these proteins:
- the LOC123183117 gene encoding F-box protein SKIP23: protein MEAENKPHSQPPPSWSDLPLDLAGLVLRLLPGYADRARFAAVCPQWRAAARQQLRTPSLPLLVLPDGTFYSLPYEEPFCFPGCGFAGYKSACGSWLVFPRDDGCFLVNPFSRATMTLPPLSSVRLRPPSAVAKWSYEHGSKFAVPYTTWMHINDSEKLHIIKLILCSPNLVAALVGVEHTSQILMCQPGALSWSVRACDKCRDFEDMIFYQGKLYVLTDNENLLVVNISNDQGTGDPQVSRIGRVIKGNGERCYMGGLRLYHVMQDENSMPVMPLKKIYLVESRGALLMVCRKIWCQVPEPKPGVRGKVVAGQNKFEVFEADFEHSRWIKVSDVGDDQVLFLGRRCSRAVSVSRYGLLGNRIFFLDDDDEYRIDYYYNEENTSCSAYDMRLGSVSSPHPMISWKRRIETRLAAWLFPQD, encoded by the coding sequence ATGGAAGCAGAGAACAAGCCGCACTCGCAGCCACCGCCATCGTGGTCAGACCTGCCGCTGGACCTAGCAGGCCTGGTGCTCCGCCTTCTCCCCGGGTACGCCGACCGCGCCCGCTTCGCCGCGGTGTGCCCGCAATGGCGTGCCGCCGCAAGGCAGCAGCTCCGGACCCCATCACTGCCCCTGCTCGTTCTCCCCGACGGCACCTTCTACAGCCTCCCCTATGAAGAGCCTTTCTGCTTCCCGGGCTGCGGCTTCGCTGGGTACAAGAGTGCCTGCGGAAGCTGGCTTGTCTTCCCCCGCGATGATGGGTGCTTCCTTGTCAACCCTTTCTCCAGGGCCACCATGACACTCCCTCCTCTCTCCAGCGTCCGACTCCGGCCTCCAAGTGCAGTCGCTAAATGGTCATATGAGCATGGGTCAAAATTTGCCGTCCCCTACACTACATGGATGCATATCAATGACTCAGAGAAGCTGCACATAATTAAGCTAATCCTGTGCTCGCCAAACCTTGTTGCCGCACTAGTTGGCGTTGAGCACACCAGTCAGATCCTAATGTGCCAGCCAGGGGCCTTGTCGTGGTCGGTACGCGCGTGCGACAAGTGTAGGGATTTTGAAGACATGATATTCTACCAAGGAAAGCTCTATGTCCTTACCGATAACGAGAACCTCCTTGTGGTGAACATCAGCAACGACCAAGGCACCGGTGATCCACAGGTTTCTCGGATTGGAAGAGTCATCAAAGGCAATGGTGAGCGCTGCTACATGGGTGGTCTCAGGTTGTACCATGTGATGCAAGACGAGAACTCTATGCCCGTCATGCCCCTCAAAAAGATCTATCTGGTTGAATCACGTGGCGCGTTACTGATGGTATGCAGGAAGATTTGGTGCCAGGTTCCTGAACCTAAACCTGGAGTGAGGGGTAAAGTTGTTGCTGGACAGAACAAGTTTGAGGTATTTGAGGCTGACTTCGAGCATTCACGGTGGATCAAGGTGTCGGACGTGGGGGATGACCAGGTGCTATTTCTAGGGCGAAGGTGCTCCAGGGCCGTGTCCGTGTCTCGGTACGGTTTGTTGGGCAATCGCATCTTCTTCTTGGATGATGACGACGAGTATCGTATAGACTACTATTACAACGAGGAGAATACATCATGCAGCGCCTATGACATGCGACTCGGCAGCGTCTCTTCCCCTCATCCAATGATCTCCTGGAAGCGCCGCATTGAGACACGTCTGGCAGCATGGCTCTTTCCTCAGGACTGA
- the LOC123183118 gene encoding F-box protein At2g26160, whose amino-acid sequence MEADKKPRSQPRSPWSDLPLDIGGVVFSRLPRYADRAAFALVCPQWRDAARRQVLTLPLPLPVLALPDGTFYSIFYPKLYSFPGCGFAGYESVCDSWLVFPRDDGCFLVNPFSRASFMLPALSSVRLLPPNAVAKWSLEDGSQVADPYITWMHINTSEKLHISKLLLCSPNLVAALVGIGHTSQILMCQPGASSWSVRAYDQCKGFEDMAFYQGKLYTIANDENLLVVNISQDHSTGDPQVSRIGQIIKGEPWYPAVFEDDTMCCKKLYLVESHGVLLMARRTIMCRVPGPGAVPIEVAGLTGFEVYKADFEHSRWVKVSTVGDDQLLFLGRRCSRAMSVSQYGLPGDYILFLDDDEENRMDYCYDRENTSFGAYKLGSDGVLFPHPYISWKLCDEMRLAAWLFPRDP is encoded by the coding sequence ATGGAAGCAGACAAGAAACCACGCTCGCAGCCCCGGTCACCGTGGTCAGACCTCCCGCTGGACATAGGGGGCGTGGTGTTCAGCAGGCTCCCCCGGTAcgctgaccgcgccgcctttgcTCTGGTGTGCCCGCAGTGGCGTGACGCCGCGAGGCGGCAGGTCCTGACCCTGCCACTGCCACTGCCGGTGCTCGCGCTCCCAGACGGCACCTTCTACAGCATCTTCTACCCTAAGCTCTATTCCTTCCCTGGCTGCGGCTTCGCGGGGTACGAGAGTGTCTGTGACAGCTGGCTCGTCTTCCCACGTGACGACGGCTGCTTCCTGGTCAATCCATTCTCCAGGGCCAGCTTCATGCTCCCTGCTCTCTCCAGTGTCCGACTCCTGCCTCCAAATGCAGTCGCTAAGTGGTCACTCGAGGATGGGTCACAAGTTGCTGACCCTTACATCACATGGATGCATATCAATACATCGGAAAAGCTGCACATAAGTAAGCTACTCCTGTGCTCGCCAAACCTTGTTGCTGCACTGGTTGGCATTGGACACACCAGCCAGATTCTGATGTGCCAGCCAGGGGCCTCGTCGTGGTCAGTGCGTGCTTACGATCAGTGTAAGGGGTTCGAAGACATGGCATTCTACCAGGGAAAGCTCTACACCATTGCCAATGACGAGAACCTCCTTGTGGTGAACATCAGCCAGGACCATAGCACCGGCGATCCACAGGTTTCTCGGATTGGACAAATCATCAAGGGTGAGCCATGGTATCCAGCTGTGTTTGAGGACGACACTATGTGCTGCAAGAAGCTTTACCTGGTTGAATCGCATGGGGTGTTGCTGATGGCACGAAGGACGATCATGTGCCGGGTACCTGGACCTGGAGCGGTGCCTATTGAAGTTGCTGGACTGACTGGGTTTGAGGTTTACAAGGCCGACTTTGAGCATTCACGGTGGGTCAAGGTATCGACCGTGGGGGATGACCAACTGCTGTTTCTAGGGCGAAGGTGCTCCAGGGCCATGTCTGTGTCTCAGTACGGGTTGCCCGGTGATTATATCCTCTTcttggatgatgatgaggagaaTCGTATGGACTACTGCTACGACAGGGAGAACACTTCTTTCGGCGCCTATAAATTGGGATCCGACGGTGTCCTTTTCCCTCATCCCTATATTTCCTGGAAGCTTTGCGATGAGATGCGTCTGGCTGCATGGCTCTTCCCTCGGGACCCATGA